A single window of Metallosphaera hakonensis JCM 8857 = DSM 7519 DNA harbors:
- a CDS encoding 16S ribosomal RNA methyltransferase A: MNYSQNFLVDDNIISKILSHVTHLRPIIEVGCGKGNLSRKLNPDLCLELDSTLLPFLRNYNPVHGDARKLPIFRGQIVSSLPYSITFDFFNEVMKVNRITRLLLILQEDFIDKIFGYPTFLSFVLNYYFSINKLMVIPPTAFRPIPRVFSALASFDRKREYDKNITEVIRCISRFRNKTLKKAARLCGFSSDYEKRVREFKPWQVIELLNLLDLNYV; the protein is encoded by the coding sequence ATGAACTATTCACAGAATTTTCTCGTTGATGATAATATTATTTCTAAAATCTTGAGTCACGTTACCCATCTAAGGCCAATTATTGAAGTAGGGTGTGGCAAGGGAAATCTATCTAGAAAATTGAATCCAGACTTATGTTTGGAATTAGATAGCACACTTTTACCATTTCTAAGGAATTATAACCCTGTTCATGGTGACGCAAGGAAGTTGCCCATATTTAGGGGACAAATAGTGTCCTCTCTACCCTACTCAATAACATTCGATTTCTTTAATGAAGTTATGAAGGTGAATAGAATTACAAGGTTACTACTCATTCTTCAAGAGGACTTCATAGATAAAATATTTGGTTATCCCACTTTTCTTTCATTTGTTTTAAACTATTATTTTTCTATCAATAAACTTATGGTTATCCCACCTACGGCTTTCAGGCCGATTCCTAGGGTCTTTTCGGCTTTGGCTTCATTTGATAGGAAAAGAGAGTATGATAAGAATATAACAGAAGTAATAAGATGTATAAGCAGGTTTAGAAACAAGACGTTGAAAAAAGCGGCCAGACTGTGTGGGTTTAGCTCAGATTATGAGAAGAGAGTGAGGGAATTCAAACCATGGCAAGTAATAGAATTATTGAATTTATTGGATTTAAATTATGTATAA
- a CDS encoding DNA-directed RNA polymerase subunit F: MSSIQILEEEPIPYSIAKEILKEAIDKGSSSSIIQKTFEYLNSVEKCSPDNARKLMEELRDLVSKKEVRAMISSICPETLDEVRAILVLEGRTFSQEELEKIIELIKRYKNN, encoded by the coding sequence ATGTCTTCTATTCAGATTTTAGAGGAGGAACCTATTCCATATTCTATAGCTAAAGAAATTCTAAAAGAAGCGATAGATAAAGGTTCCTCTTCCTCTATTATCCAAAAGACTTTCGAATACCTAAACTCCGTTGAGAAATGTAGTCCAGATAATGCAAGGAAACTCATGGAAGAGCTTAGGGATTTAGTTTCCAAAAAGGAGGTTAGGGCTATGATCAGTAGCATATGTCCTGAAACCTTAGACGAAGTTAGAGCTATTCTTGTGCTTGAGGGTAGGACTTTCTCGCAAGAGGAGTTGGAGAAAATTATTGAACTAATAAAAAGATACAAGAACAACTGA
- a CDS encoding 50S ribosomal protein L21e: MVAHSRGNRTRSRKLLRKSPRERGAVPSLGKLMVDLNAGQKVIIKINPSTHSGMPHRRYQGKIGTVIGKRGKSYEVKVKLGDKEKTIIVSPEHMRITNS, encoded by the coding sequence ATGGTCGCGCATTCAAGAGGGAATAGAACGAGGAGCAGGAAACTATTGAGGAAATCTCCGAGAGAGAGAGGTGCAGTTCCTTCTCTCGGAAAATTAATGGTTGATCTAAACGCTGGACAAAAGGTAATAATTAAGATAAACCCATCTACGCATAGCGGCATGCCTCATAGGCGATATCAAGGTAAGATTGGGACGGTCATAGGTAAAAGAGGCAAGTCATATGAAGTGAAAGTCAAGCTGGGAGATAAAGAAAAGACAATCATTGTTAGTCCAGAGCATATGAGGATAACAAACTCATAG
- a CDS encoding DUF655 domain-containing protein, giving the protein MSKKGPRERYVYVLDFLRDGNPLDRHSWHKNKPLLQVLGEDYFILMEAFPLTDLIQLEQRIDRDQEPPLIKVDVLIGYDDLTAVARDNLVKTLDRIITEKEAQFVNFFNRAEPLTLRLHALELLPDIGKKTLRTILEERKRSPFTSFKDIEDRVGIKGVKDILKKRILTEIKREDKYLLFVYPIESDKKAQDQKYIGYLERIRQG; this is encoded by the coding sequence ATGAGCAAGAAAGGGCCTAGGGAACGCTATGTTTATGTGCTAGATTTCTTAAGGGATGGTAATCCTTTGGATAGGCACAGTTGGCACAAGAATAAACCCCTACTTCAGGTGTTAGGAGAGGATTATTTCATTCTTATGGAAGCGTTTCCCTTAACCGATTTAATTCAACTGGAACAAAGAATAGATAGGGACCAGGAACCTCCTCTTATAAAGGTGGATGTACTAATAGGTTATGACGACTTAACTGCAGTTGCTAGAGACAATCTTGTTAAAACATTGGATCGCATTATCACAGAGAAAGAGGCTCAATTTGTTAATTTCTTCAACAGAGCGGAGCCACTTACCTTGAGGCTTCATGCCCTCGAACTCCTTCCTGATATCGGGAAAAAAACCCTGAGGACTATTCTTGAGGAACGTAAGAGGTCACCGTTTACAAGTTTCAAGGATATTGAGGACAGAGTTGGGATCAAGGGAGTGAAAGATATTTTAAAGAAGAGGATATTAACGGAAATTAAAAGAGAAGATAAATATTTGCTTTTTGTTTACCCAATAGAATCCGACAAGAAAGCTCAGGATCAGAAATATATAGGCTATCTTGAAAGAATAAGACAGGGATGA
- a CDS encoding 50S ribosomal protein L37e: MKGTPSFGKMNKGGSHIRCRRCGRNSYNPTKHKCSACGFGRSKKIYKYSWKTKKVNGVRLK, encoded by the coding sequence GTGAAAGGAACTCCTTCATTCGGAAAAATGAACAAAGGAGGAAGTCATATTAGATGCAGAAGATGTGGTAGAAATTCATATAATCCTACTAAACATAAGTGCTCGGCATGTGGCTTTGGTAGATCCAAGAAAATCTATAAGTACAGTTGGAAAACAAAGAAAGTGAATGGGGTAAGGTTAAAGTAA
- a CDS encoding LSM domain-containing protein produces MAETAHKLLAESVGSLVLVKLKGNKEVRGLLKSYDQHMNLVLSDSEEIQNDGGGKKMGTIVIRGDNVILISPIQQ; encoded by the coding sequence ATGGCAGAAACCGCGCACAAATTACTCGCAGAATCAGTTGGTAGTCTAGTACTTGTAAAACTGAAAGGTAACAAGGAAGTAAGAGGACTCCTTAAGAGCTACGATCAACATATGAACCTTGTTCTCTCTGATTCCGAAGAGATACAGAATGATGGAGGAGGAAAGAAAATGGGAACTATAGTTATACGGGGAGATAACGTTATTCTTATCTCTCCTATTCAGCAATGA